The Liolophura sinensis isolate JHLJ2023 chromosome 8, CUHK_Ljap_v2, whole genome shotgun sequence sequence CTTCTCTGTAACAAAGTTAATCCCCCGAATGCTTCTTCTGTTATGTGAGACAAACTCAGTAAATATTTGGCTGAGTTTTTCTGAGTTTTGACCCAAAGATAATATCCCACAGAGAAACTGTATACATTGTTCATACTTGGACAGCTTTAGTAGCTTGTGGTAGAAAATATCTTTTGTGAATTCTTCGTCTTCCATTTCTGCCAGATGAAGGGCTGCCAGGAAATCTCTCCACATAGAGCTCTGATATGTCCACACATGATGGACCTGGACGAAGATGCCAAGTTTATGAAGTGACTCTACTTCAAATGCTTCCATTTCCTCTGAGCTTATGCATGAGCAGCTGGCCAGCATGTTGCTGTATGCCCTCTCTTGTAGTTTGTTCAGTGTTTGTTTCATGACCTCTTGCATTTTACCTGTAGTAGTCAAAAGGCCGTTGTCAGTGCAGAAGTGTGCAAGAAGTATCTGGAAGAAGCTTTTTAGGGCAGAAGTTGTTCGGGAGAGTGTGTCAAGGGAGGGAAGCGTGTCTTCATTGTATGCTGCCACTGACATGCACAGAAGAGGATTCCTTAGCGTTTGTATTGTGGCCATATTGCCACGCAGACTCGATATGAATTTATTTAGCGGCTTGTCTTCAATATCCACCAAGTTTGTATACGTCCTGATGCAGCGAGCAATGCTTACCTCATGCAACCCTTGACAGTATACATAGCTATGTGGGCTGAATCCGTTGACCTTTTTGCAAGATGGATCAGCCATCAACAGCACTGAACAACCTTTGTACAGTGAACCTCTTAAGATCTCCTCCACACTGCTGTTGGTAAATCCATCTGTGAAACCATCAAGAACAAATAGGATCTTTTCTGCATTATTCTCTATGGCCAACTGAAAATTTGTCTTACTGACGCGAAATCCATCAGGGAAAATTTGGCCGTAGATTAAATCCAGAATACTTTTTCCTTGCGTGTTTGCTATGTCCAGATAGAGGAGTAGGTCACAGGTTGATGGACAGTCATCTGGAGATTGTGCCCAGCTCTTGGCCAACATTCCACCCAGTGTTGTCTTCCCATAGCCTGGGCTCCCAAACATCACCTTAATTGTAGAGCGTTTGGGGAAACATTCATCCAGTGACAGCTCTTGTCTGTAATGAGATTGATCATCAAGCTATAAAATGAATCAGAGTTAACCTTGTAATACAAGAATGTCAAGAATGTTGAACTAATGATCACAACTCAAAGGAATTCAGAGGGAAACAATGAGTGAACAGATGATCAAGCTTTTTAACTCCAGGCTACCAGGAGCAGCTTATAGCGCATTATATCACACTTATTTCACCAGGTTCATATCCCTGGCCTTTGGGTAAAGTGCTGAGCTTGTCACAATCAGTTTGCCACTGGTTTTCTTTCACCATCACATATGTGAAATTAATCTCATCATGGCTTATAACACTTTGACAAGTCAGGTAAACAAAAagtagaagaaaaaacagagctTTCCAGGTTACATCTGTGTGGTAAAATGAGCTATGTGTTGGGTTCTGCATCAACATTTAACAATTGCTGTAACGTCTTATCTCAGCAAATAGTctaaatgtacatctattttGTTAGTCTTAACAAAAGCAAGGAAATATTACAGTACCCATGGCTGTTGACAATCTGGAGTGGCACATAACATTTATCTCTTGGTTTGGTCCATTCCTCCCAGAGTAGGGGTGTCATGTGACTGTACAAGGTTTTGTATCTTGTGGTGATGATCCTTTTGCAGTAACCAAGAATATCTGCAAATATGATGGACTTTAGTATATTAAAAGAGGTAGCAGGATGATTTgagtgaattaaaaaaaaatacatccaaaacaatggttttttttttcttcatgttcatttttttttttttactagatAATGATAAAATTAACCAGAAgtttaaggtgggctttatgttACACTTTAGATGTGGCCAGTAAAAGTCAATTTGGGATAGTTAAATGCACATCAGCAATTCAGCAAATTACAAGAGGATTGTTGCCTAACTGAATTAGTCCTGTACCTGATTTGTTGGCCAACCCCTGCTGGTATATTTGGTCTCTAGCCTTGACAATGATGCTGTACACTGTGGTATATTTGTCCTTGATGCTTTCACAAAACAActgcaaacaaacatgaaatcaCATACAGGAGTTAGTATGGTTTGTTTCTGACACATACAGAAGTTAGTATGGTTTGTTTCTGACACATACAGAAGTTAGTATGGTTTGTTTCTGGCACATACAGAAGTTAGTATGGTTTGTTTCTGGCACATACAGAAGTTAGTATGGCTTGTTTCTAACACATACAGAAGTTAGTATGGTTTGTTTCTGACACATACAGAAGTTAGTGTGGTTTGTTTCTGACACATACACAAGTTAGTATGGTTTGTTTCTGACACATACAGATGTTAGTATGGCTTGTATCTGACACATACAGAAGTTGGTATGGTTTGTTTCTGACATATACAGAAGTTAGTATGGTTTGTTTCTGACACATACAGAAGTTAGTATGGTTTGTTTCTGACACATACAGAAGTTAGTGTGGTTTGTTTCTGACACATACAGAAGTTAGTATGGTTTGTTTCTGACACATACAGAAGTTAATATGCTTTGTTTCTGACACATACAGAAGTTAATATGGTTTGTTTCTGACACGTACAGAAATTAATATGGTTTGTTTCTGACACATACACAAGATAGTATGGTTTGTTTTTAACACATACAGAAGTTAGTATGGTTTGTTTCTGACACATACACAAGTTAGTATGGTTTGTTTTTAACACATACAGAAGTTAGTATGGTTTGTTTCTGACACATACAGAAGTTAGTATGGTTTGTTTCTGACACATACACAAGTTAGTATGGTTTGTTTCTGACACATACAGAAGTTAATATGGTTTGTTTCTTCACGTCCGTACAGTTAGTGCTTTGATTGGAGAAAATTCAATCGAAAGTTGCTTGAAGAGCTATCAGCATGACTACTTTTGTGTTCTTTGTTGAATACAGGATGACAAATTGAACAATCTTTCGTGGGAGTCAAATCTCAGTTGATGACTGTGTTAAAGTAATTTGAGCAATTTGGAAtgattctagaccagtgacgtctaataaattgcacttaacatCACATTTTTTGCATCTAGTTCTGCTTTATGTAGTCATGGTGCTTTTGAGCATGTagtttgttactatttaagcatttatataaacagaataaaatcctaactgaggtatatTGACGAGgccttatttcattggttacgtgtgaccatttgccaacattGACACTGTTGTCTTTGCTCTAGGTTTACTCTCTACCCATCTTtaaagcaaaaacaataaatattcaGTCTCCCAGTGTTCTTAATGttcttaattttaaaagaatgaatATTTCGGTATTCAAACTATGCCTTCTAACACTGCGCATGAGTTACCTTGAAGGCTTGCTTGTTGGTTGACTTCTGAATAATGTTAATCAGGAATCTCATTTTGGGAGcatttttatggatggagaggATTCTCTTTCTCTGAGCTTCATCTATCACAGAGCTGTTCTGGAGGAAGTCCAGAGTGTCCTCGACCTGGATAGACTCTATCAGGAACTTGAAGGTCTTATTCAGCACTATGATGTCTTCCTGAGGGATACCTTCTCCTGGAAGTGAGAATTACACAAGTCTAGGCCTAATGAACTGATGATAAAATGTACCTGAGAACTTTATCTTAAATGCTTATTATCAAATGGCTctcatgggttttcccctggctctgctcaTTGCTCCCACcccaatgctggccgcccttatatacgtcagtgaaatattgagtacagtgtaaaacaccaatcaaacaaagaaagaaagaaatcaatgaCTCAGTAGACCAAACCTTTGTTTTATAGCTCCGTAGCCATGACAATGAGATATTGTTTGAATTCAGCTATTTCTGCCGGGAATAAGGAAAGGGCTAAAAAATCAGGTTTATTCCAGACTTCCATTCTGCAGTGTCCCATTCTGCATCATTGACTATAGCTTTGATCAAAAGGTTGGTTTCTGGTCTTAAAGATTAGATAAGACAGTATTTTCAAGGACATTGAATGAGTACAGTTTTGAGAGTACTGAACTTTTTTGATTGTTCTACAGACTTACATGTTTCCATATATGTGTGTGGTTGCTTAATGTATTTGTTAAAGTAGGTAATTGCATGGTTTGTCACAACCTGGTTACCTTCACTTGTAACTCTGTCCAACATTGATAGATTCCAAAATGCAAGCGATGCTGTGATTTACCCTACTAGAGATCTGTTTACAACATGGTCTTTCGGCAAATATTAAATCCAATGTATCACTTCAGGTGGCCAATGTGGTTGAAGTACCAGTGCAGtgcgatgacccaggagcctctcatcaatgtagctgctatgagttcaagtccagctcatgctggctccctctcccctgtcatacatgggaaggtttgtcagcaacatgcagatggtcgtagttAATGCTCTCTTCTGTCgcttaagtaaaatattcttgagtgcaacgtaaaacatcaatcaaataaataaatgaattgttttaGATCACCTATCATTATTAGAAAGTTGATATTTCATATCATAATTTTTCCAGCCGTTACTCACATGTTGATTGATTCATGCTCATCCGAATTTAAAACCACAAATAATCAGAAATTACTAGAATgttcaaacatgttaaaaagtGGATATCTAGATTTGTCTTTAATTGAGACAGATTACTGTGATTAAGATATATTATGATTAAAAGTGACATCTAATTAAAGGTTGGTTTTGATCCATACTCAACAGGGGTATTAGTTAAAATCTATACCTGAATGTTCTTCATGAGGGATGTCTTTAAATGGCGACATGGAGCTCCTCTGCTTCAGCAGCTTGCTTTTGTTGTCCACCTCAGTCCTTTCCACCAGTTGCTCTTTTTTCTTCTGAAGCTGTTGAATGAACTGGTTCTGCATGAATTCTGTTGTCAAAATTTCGCTCTCCACACGATGGATTTTCCTCTTCCCTTCCGCACCTCCGAGGCGAAAAATTGCACCTGTAGTAAGCTCCCATAATTTTTTATATGTCTCTTCGCTTAAAGAATCAGCAGTGCACAAGTTATCCTTGGCTACTTTTAATCGCGTGATGTCAGCACTGAGGCTCTCATCTTCTGGTAGAGGCTCTTTACACCAGCCTCCAGGGTAAGGGGAGCTCATATGACAGATATTCTGCAGCAGTACAACCAGCATGTCAAAGTCGAATTTGTTTGACGAGATGTTCCGCTGCTCCGAAGGGTACATCTGTTCCCACTCTGCCTTGGTTATCCGCCCTTGACTCAAAAGTTTCCCCACAGTGTTGCGCATTTCTAGTCTGTTGATGTTTTTCTTTAGGTTCATTGGTGAATAAAAGCAGTCAAATGTAACCCTCAGAGCAGTGGTTCCAGCATCCCCCACGAGCCAGCAAAGCCGCGCCAAGCGCTCACGACCTGTGGCCGTCATGTTTTCTGCAAGAGTGAATACTACCTGCATCaagttaaacaattttttttcatatcatATGACTTGTTTGTCCTTTAGCGTACtgtaattaaaattataatCCCAAATTAAGTCTTAATTGCAGTGGAGATTTCCAACAACAGATTATACGTGAACAGCTAGTTTACAGAACATTTTTGGTGATGTGTTTGAAAGCAATGGCAAAGAAGTAAATACAGGcaataaaccaataaaaatTTCTGGAGACATCACTGACCCATACAAAGGTTCAGAAGAACACTGGGTTCTGATCTAGTTAGCTTGATATTTATGGATAGTTTTAAGACAATTAAGACAAGTTAATATGTTAAAAGACACTTTACGTTTGTAATGGAAACAAGTTGTTCATTAATTGATATAAAAGTGTGGAAAAACTTACCGTTATTGCAAGAGCACCCTTCAGTGGAAAGGCTGTATCGAAGGAGAGTCCtgtaaacatgaaacaaatttggAACGAGGCACTAGCCAGTATGAATTATTCAAATTTGGCCTTTGGAAACCTGCTGGTAAAAGGTCCTCCACCATTCTGTTGTCCAAACAAGTGCGTCTATCATACTGGGAGATTGAAGTTTTATTGGACTGGAATGCAAAAGGGATCAGGGTTTACACTAGTGACCTCTGAGCAGAGCAACTTTTGACTGAATTCTCAACAGGGCACTGTGAACAAATGTTTGcccgtatacatgtagacatatgtaGCATATACTTATGTGTGTGTAGGTATAGGAGTGAACTTTGTGGACTCTCCAAATTAAATCATGTTTGACAGATATGAACAGATTTTGGCTGGCTTCCAGCTGAGACAGTGGTCTCTCTTTGAAGGTCATTCCTACCACACTAATATGTGTCATTTAGCAGCAGAAAGCTTTCCTTACTGTTCAATCAAACAAGATGAAAGAAAATCTTTCATTattaatgaagaagaaaaagtaCTTAGTGATTGAGTGTATGAAGAAATGTGCTGAAAACACTGGATTGTGGTTATTAAAGGTATAAATGTAGATTGGACATatagatttgaaatttttataaCTATAAAGCATAGAGCTGGTTTTATCACCcttt is a genomic window containing:
- the LOC135472326 gene encoding uncharacterized protein LOC135472326, giving the protein MTATGRERLARLCWLVGDAGTTALRVTFDCFYSPMNLKKNINRLEMRNTVGKLLSQGRITKAEWEQMYPSEQRNISSNKFDFDMLVVLLQNICHMSSPYPGGWCKEPLPEDESLSADITRLKVAKDNLCTADSLSEETYKKLWELTTGAIFRLGGAEGKRKIHRVESEILTTEFMQNQFIQQLQKKKEQLVERTEVDNKSKLLKQRSSMSPFKDIPHEEHSGEGIPQEDIIVLNKTFKFLIESIQVEDTLDFLQNSSVIDEAQRKRILSIHKNAPKMRFLINIIQKSTNKQAFKLFCESIKDKYTTVYSIIVKARDQIYQQGLANKSDILGYCKRIITTRYKTLYSHMTPLLWEEWTKPRDKCYVPLQIVNSHGQELSLDECFPKRSTIKVMFGSPGYGKTTLGGMLAKSWAQSPDDCPSTCDLLLYLDIANTQGKSILDLIYGQIFPDGFRVSKTNFQLAIENNAEKILFVLDGFTDGFTNSSVEEILRGSLYKGCSVLLMADPSCKKVNGFSPHSYVYCQGLHEVSIARCIRTYTNLVDIEDKPLNKFISSLRGNMATIQTLRNPLLCMSVAAYNEDTLPSLDTLSRTTSALKSFFQILLAHFCTDNGLLTTTGKMQEVMKQTLNKLQERAYSNMLASCSCISSEEMEAFEVESLHKLGIFVQVHHVWTYQSSMWRDFLAALHLAEMEDEEFTKDIFYHKLLKLSKYEQCIQFLCGILSLGQNSEKLSQIFTEFVSHNRRSIRGINFVTEKNDKEENPQNKRSGQFRDFAPSLRALYETRNDKMSQMMSGSMPPCMVIKSNHLFSENALLGLSSVLRLQTTMLFELDISLGKLHEFQTYSLLEMARALGQNQHVRILRVTWLSMNIAACFLGAVLENNTSLRQVHVDRGKGRHTMPSRDSAALWAGLQTASSNLGHLESFSFLNCPYPGVVGHVLRHLPSTLPHLNISGSAFDMVCGHRLASFLGRTKRLTFLDISGVQIGNTEFFTLVQGLKVCPSLQVMKVAQIKLGRLAFLGLCDSLIMTRNIEKLDLSGCQLTDEMGTRLAQITEKVASLKTLNLQNSEISQEGRSLIQLSSPRSLKVLGIHKGNGLPPIIGGR